The proteins below come from a single Xiphophorus couchianus chromosome 20, X_couchianus-1.0, whole genome shotgun sequence genomic window:
- the LOC114135173 gene encoding copine-9-like isoform X1 produces the protein MATIGDFDPLNSTVPATKIEVTVSCRNLLDMDTFSKSDPVVVLYVQGLGTKEWREFGRTEVIENTLNPDFVRKFVLDYFFEEKQNLRFDVYNVDMRSCNLSKHKDFLGQIFCTLGEIIGSPGGRLERTLSGIPGKKCGSIVFTAEELSNCRDIATMQFCANKLDKKDFFGKSDPFLVFYRSNEDGTFTICHKTEVIKNNLNPVWQSFTIPVRALCNGDYDRTVKVDVYDWDRDGSHDFIGEFTTSYRELSRGQSQFNVYEVLNPKKKGKKKKYVNSGTVTLLSFKVESEHTFVDYIRGGTQLNFTVAIDFTASNGNPSQPTSLHYMSPYQMNAYAMALKAVGEIIQDYDSDKLFPAYGFGAKLPPDGKISHGFPLNSNTENPNCVGIEGVLEAYFHTLRTVQLYGPTNFAPVINQVARCAAEVTDGSQYFVLLMITDGVISDMAQTKEAVVNAAALPMSLIIVGVGPAEFDAMEELDGDEVRVSSRGRFAERDIVQFVPFRDYIDRSGNQVLSMARLAKDVLAEIPDQLMSYMKSRGIEARPPQPATSDPNSDPNSDPTSTGTTKQSNTRP, from the exons TTTGGCCGAACTGAGGTGATTGAAAACACCCTGAACCCAGACTTTGTGAGGAAGTTTGTTCTTGATTACTTctttgaagagaaacaaaaccttCGCTTTGATGT GTACAATGTGGACATGAGGAGCTGCAATCTGTCCAAACAT AAG GACTTTCTGGGTCAGATATTCTGCACTCTTGGAGAGATCATTGGCTCCCCCGGCGGCAGACTGGAAAGGACGCTCTC TGGGATACCTGGGAAGAAGTGTGGCTCCATCGTCTTCACAGCCGAAGAGCTCAGCAACTGTCGG GACATAGCCACCATGCAGTTCTGTGCCAACAAGCTGGATAAAAAGGATTTCTTCGGCAAGTCCGATCCTTTCCTTGTCTTCTATCGGAGCAATGAAGATGGAAC GTTCACAATTTGCCACAAGACTGAGGTGATCAAGAACAATCTGAACCCTGTCTGGCAGTCATTCACCATCCCTGTTCGAGCTCTTTGTAACGGTGACTATGACAG GACAGTGAAGGTGGACGTTTATGACTGGGACAGAGATGGGAG TCATGACTTCATCGGAGAGTTTACCACCAGCTACAGGGAACTGTCCAGAGGCCAAAGCCAGTTCAATGTCTATGAG GTTTTGaatcctaaaaaaaaaggaaagaagaagaaatatgtCAATTCAGGGACG GTGACTCTCCTGTCTTTTAAAGTGGAGTCGGAACACACATTTGTCGACTACATCAGAGGAGG GACACAACTGAATTTCACGGTGGCAATAGACTTTACTGCGTCCAATG GAAATCCTTCCCAGCCCACTTCTCTGCACTACATGAGCCCATACCAGATGAATGCGTATGCCATGGCCCTGAAGGCTGTGGGGGAGATCATTCAGGATTACGACAGTGACAAGCTCTTCCCTGCATACGGCTTTGGGGCTAAACTACCTCCAGATGGCAAGATCTCCCATGGCTTCCCACTG aATTCTAACACAGAGAATCCAAACTGTGTGGGGATTGAAGGCGTGCTGGAGGCTTACTTCCACACCCTGCGAACCGTCCAGCTGTACGGCCCGACCAACTTCGCTCCGGTCATTAACCAGGTGGCTCG GTGCGCCGCAGAAGTGACGGATGGCTCgcagtactttgtgttgctgATGATCACAGATGGCGTCATCTCAGACATGGCTCAAACTAAAGAGGCGGTTGTCAAT GCAGCGGCGCTGCCCATGTCTCTCATCATCGTGGGAGTGGGCCCTGCCGAGTTCGACG CGATGGAGGAGCTGGATGGGGACGAAGTCAGAGTGTCCTCCAGGGGACGATTCGCCGAGAGAGACATCGTCCAG tttgtTCCTTTCCGGGACTACATCGATCGGTCGGGTAACCAGGTCCTGAGCATGGCTCGGCTGGCTAAGGACGTCCTGGCAGAAATCCCCGATCAGCTGATGTCTTACATGAAGAGCCGGGGGATTGAAGCACGACCTCCGCAGCCCGCCACCTCTGACCCCAACTCTGACCCCAACTCTGACCCCACCAGCACTGGAACTACAAAGCAGAGCAACACTCGTCCCTGA
- the LOC114135173 gene encoding copine-9-like isoform X2: MATIGDFDPLNSTVPATKIEVTVSCRNLLDMDTFSKSDPVVVLYVQGLGTKEWREFGRTEVIENTLNPDFVRKFVLDYFFEEKQNLRFDVYNVDMRSCNLSKHKDFLGQIFCTLGEIIGSPGGRLERTLSGIPGKKCGSIVFTAEELSNCRDIATMQFCANKLDKKDFFGKSDPFLVFYRSNEDGTFTICHKTEVIKNNLNPVWQSFTIPVRALCNGDYDSHDFIGEFTTSYRELSRGQSQFNVYEVLNPKKKGKKKKYVNSGTVTLLSFKVESEHTFVDYIRGGTQLNFTVAIDFTASNGNPSQPTSLHYMSPYQMNAYAMALKAVGEIIQDYDSDKLFPAYGFGAKLPPDGKISHGFPLNSNTENPNCVGIEGVLEAYFHTLRTVQLYGPTNFAPVINQVARCAAEVTDGSQYFVLLMITDGVISDMAQTKEAVVNAAALPMSLIIVGVGPAEFDAMEELDGDEVRVSSRGRFAERDIVQFVPFRDYIDRSGNQVLSMARLAKDVLAEIPDQLMSYMKSRGIEARPPQPATSDPNSDPNSDPTSTGTTKQSNTRP, encoded by the exons TTTGGCCGAACTGAGGTGATTGAAAACACCCTGAACCCAGACTTTGTGAGGAAGTTTGTTCTTGATTACTTctttgaagagaaacaaaaccttCGCTTTGATGT GTACAATGTGGACATGAGGAGCTGCAATCTGTCCAAACAT AAG GACTTTCTGGGTCAGATATTCTGCACTCTTGGAGAGATCATTGGCTCCCCCGGCGGCAGACTGGAAAGGACGCTCTC TGGGATACCTGGGAAGAAGTGTGGCTCCATCGTCTTCACAGCCGAAGAGCTCAGCAACTGTCGG GACATAGCCACCATGCAGTTCTGTGCCAACAAGCTGGATAAAAAGGATTTCTTCGGCAAGTCCGATCCTTTCCTTGTCTTCTATCGGAGCAATGAAGATGGAAC GTTCACAATTTGCCACAAGACTGAGGTGATCAAGAACAATCTGAACCCTGTCTGGCAGTCATTCACCATCCCTGTTCGAGCTCTTTGTAACGGTGACTATGACAG TCATGACTTCATCGGAGAGTTTACCACCAGCTACAGGGAACTGTCCAGAGGCCAAAGCCAGTTCAATGTCTATGAG GTTTTGaatcctaaaaaaaaaggaaagaagaagaaatatgtCAATTCAGGGACG GTGACTCTCCTGTCTTTTAAAGTGGAGTCGGAACACACATTTGTCGACTACATCAGAGGAGG GACACAACTGAATTTCACGGTGGCAATAGACTTTACTGCGTCCAATG GAAATCCTTCCCAGCCCACTTCTCTGCACTACATGAGCCCATACCAGATGAATGCGTATGCCATGGCCCTGAAGGCTGTGGGGGAGATCATTCAGGATTACGACAGTGACAAGCTCTTCCCTGCATACGGCTTTGGGGCTAAACTACCTCCAGATGGCAAGATCTCCCATGGCTTCCCACTG aATTCTAACACAGAGAATCCAAACTGTGTGGGGATTGAAGGCGTGCTGGAGGCTTACTTCCACACCCTGCGAACCGTCCAGCTGTACGGCCCGACCAACTTCGCTCCGGTCATTAACCAGGTGGCTCG GTGCGCCGCAGAAGTGACGGATGGCTCgcagtactttgtgttgctgATGATCACAGATGGCGTCATCTCAGACATGGCTCAAACTAAAGAGGCGGTTGTCAAT GCAGCGGCGCTGCCCATGTCTCTCATCATCGTGGGAGTGGGCCCTGCCGAGTTCGACG CGATGGAGGAGCTGGATGGGGACGAAGTCAGAGTGTCCTCCAGGGGACGATTCGCCGAGAGAGACATCGTCCAG tttgtTCCTTTCCGGGACTACATCGATCGGTCGGGTAACCAGGTCCTGAGCATGGCTCGGCTGGCTAAGGACGTCCTGGCAGAAATCCCCGATCAGCTGATGTCTTACATGAAGAGCCGGGGGATTGAAGCACGACCTCCGCAGCCCGCCACCTCTGACCCCAACTCTGACCCCAACTCTGACCCCACCAGCACTGGAACTACAAAGCAGAGCAACACTCGTCCCTGA